The Lycium barbarum isolate Lr01 chromosome 9, ASM1917538v2, whole genome shotgun sequence genome has a segment encoding these proteins:
- the LOC132610301 gene encoding E3 ubiquitin-protein ligase PRT1-like, producing the protein METGQENHDGIQIEEIPDEFQCCVCLELLYKPVVLGCGHIACFWCIFKAMNTWRESHCPICQNPYHHFPGVCKLMHSLLVKLYPLASARRAKHVAEEEKKLETYSPEFGDYLSESSCKTDLVLDTASSHSVPSQKCGSAGEGEHSSVDVSLDTVVPATSSSESASEKRVLVTDFLCGICKLLLCRPVVLNCGHVYCENCVINPSDKLCRCPVWELEHPNGYPNICLVLEHYLEEQFPELYAERKRASVERSDRQTPSTRDQDEAAGCKSLPRIDLSAWLTGGGPQIHFEVGCDYCGMCPIVGERYKCKDCKEKIGFDLCEGCYKSSSKLPGRFNQQHTPEHQFELVQPLQVRDVVLRLQPERLEEDGTIDPLEYLEDSSVEQQHLEEDSSETNSPRGAGNISSSGTGEDQGGRESAERN; encoded by the exons ATGGAAACTGGCCAAGAAAATCATGATGGCATTCAAATTGAGGAAATCCCAGATGAATTTCAGTGCTGTGTTTGCCT GGAACTTTTGTATAAACCAGTTGTGCTAG GGTGTGGACACATTGCTTGTTTCTGGTGTATATTTAAAGCTATGAATACTTGGAGGGAATCACACTGCCCGATTTGTCAAAACCCGTATCATCATTTTCCTGGTGTTTGTAAACTGATGCACTCTTTGCTTGTAAAGTTGTACCCTTTAGCCAGTGCAAGAAGGGCAAAACATGTGGCAG AGGAGGAGAAGAAATTAGAAACTTATTCACCTGAGTTTGGTGATTATTTATCAGAATCCAGTTGCAAGACAGATCTTGTTCTGGACACTGCTTCATCTCACTCTGTCCCTTCGCAGAAATGTGGTTCAGCGGGGGAAGGAGAGCATTCCTCTGTAGATGTTTCATTAGATACAGTTGTTCCTGCAACATCGAGCTCTGAAAGTGCAAGTGAAAAGCGGGTGCTTGTGACA GATTTTCTTTGTGGTATCTGCAAGCTATTGTTATGTCGACCTGTAGTTCTTAATTGTGGCCATG TTTACTGTGAAAATTGTGTGATCAATCCTAGCGACAAGCTATGTAGATGTCCAGTTTGGGAACTGGAGCATCCAAATGGATACCCCAACATTTGCTTGGTTCTTGAGCACTACCTGGAAGAGCAATTTCCTGAGTTGTATGCAGAAAGGAAAAGGGCATCAGTGGAAAGATCTGATCGTCAGACTCCATCAACAC GAGATCAGGACGAAGCTGCTGGCTGCAAATCACTACCTAGAATTGATCTTTCAGCATGGCTGACGGGTGGAGGACCGCAGATTCATTTTGAAGTAGGTTGTGATTATTGTGGG ATGTGTCCTATTGTTGGGGAACGATACAAATGCAAAGACTGCAAGGAGAAAATAGGCTTTGACCTTTGTGAAGGTTGTTATAAAAGCTCGTCAAAGCTCCCTGGAAGATTTAATCAGCAACATACACCGGAACACCAATTTGAGTTGGTACAGCCACTTCAAGTGAGAGATGTAGTACTAAGGCTTCAACCTGAACGACTTGAAGAGGACGGCACCATTGATCCACTTGAATATCTCGAGGATAGTTCCGTTGAGCAACAACACCTGGAAGAAGATTCCTCAGAGACCAACTCACCTCGAGGAGCGGGGAACATTTCCTCAAGTGGCACTGGAGAAGATCAAGGAGGGAGAGAATCTGCAGAGAGGAATTAG
- the LOC132611556 gene encoding cytosolic sulfotransferase 6-like has product MDASKEPKDRFVSMWHFSQNYFINNDVSVTLEQEFKWFCQGQSGLGPYWDHVLGYWKASLDRPHKVFFFKYEDLKKDTLYYVKKLAEFTEKSFSMEEEAQGVPEEIVARCHFKSLSSFEVNKSGRHHGFTPGITNSAFFRKGEIGDWKNLLTEDMAKAIDQITQEKFQSLGLTFSD; this is encoded by the exons ATGGATGCCTCCAAA GAACCTAAAGATAGATTTGTTTCGATGTGGCATTTTTCACAAAACTACTTCATCAATAATGATGTCAGTGTCACACTCGAACAAGAATTCAAGTGGTTTTGCCAAGGCCAATCCGGCCTTGGACCTTATTGGGATCACGTGTTGGGATATTGGAAAGCGAGTCTTGATAGACCCCACAAAGTGTTCTTCTTCAAGTACGAAGACTTAAAGAAGGACACGTTGTACTATGTGAAGAAATTGGCGGAATTCACGGAGAAATCTTTTTCTATGGAGGAAGAAGCACAAGGTGTGCCCGAAGAAATAGTGGCTCGCTGTCATTTCAAAAGTTTGAGCAGTTTCGAGGTGAATAAGAGTGGTAGACATCATGGATTTACTCCCGGAATCACCAACAGTGCATTTTTTCGAAAAGGAGAAATTGGCGATTGGAAGAATCTTTTGACTGAGGATATGGCAAAAGCGATTGATCAAATAACGCAAGAGAAATTTCAATCTTTGGGTCTCACATTCTCCGATTAA
- the LOC132611557 gene encoding uncharacterized protein LOC132611557, translating into MNWVIWNVRGTNKWYKQKELKNYLKSKHIQLAGFVETRVKEPKAEKIMQHIAPGWKSYNSYLFAENGRVWVLWDEKNLEVSFIKAVAQYIHCHIKSRTDGMECALTVVYGFNTIEQRRSLWADVQTFAQATSMPWIIGGDFNAILTVQDRLYGHPVTAYEIKGFAECVTNATLTELPWRGDFYTWTNKQPASDRIYSRIDRFFGNDEWMWKWGHITTEYDLPNISDHSPMLLHIYQITWSPKLPFKFFNIWTEHADYVATVNRGWTKWTQGGRMKHVWQTLKLLKADFRKLNNEEFKCINQKVAIHREELRAVQNAMRTNTTDRLIQKERY; encoded by the coding sequence ATGAATTGGGTCATATGGAATGTGAGGGGAACTAATAAGTGGTATAAGCAAAAAGAGCTGAAAAATTATTTGAAATCTAAGCACATACAGTTAGCAGGGTTTGTTGAGACCAGAGTGAAGGAACCTAAAGCAGAGAAGATTATGCAGCATATTGCACCTGGTTGGAAAAGCTATAATAGTTATCTATTTGCAGAGAATGGAAGAGTATGGGTTTTGTGGGATGAGAAGAATTTAGAGGTGAGTTTTATTAAAGCTGTTGCCCAGTATATTCACTGCCATATCAAAAGTAGAACTGATGGGATGGAGTGTGCTCTAACAGTGGTGTATGGGTTCAATACAATTGAACAGAGAAGAAGTTTATGGGCTGATGTCCAAACATTTGCCCAGGCTACATCTATGCCCTGGATAATTGGAGGTGACTTCAATGCTATCCTCACTGTTCAAGATAGGCTATATGGTCATCCTGTAACTGCTTACGAGATTAAAGGCTTTGCTGAATGTGTTACTAATGCAACCCTCACGGAGTTACCATGGAGAGGTGATTTTTATACTTGGACTAATAAACAACCTGCCAGTGACAGAatatatagcagaatagataGGTTTTTTGGCAATGATGAATGGATGTGGAAATGGGGGCATATCACTACTGAATATGATTTGCCTAATATATCGGATCATTCACCAATGCTGCTCCATATATATCAAATAACCTGGTCACCTAAGCTACCATTCAAATTCTTCAATATCTGGACAGAACATGCTGATTATGTGGCTACTGTGAATAGGGGCTGGACAAAGTGGACTCAAGGTGGTAGAATGAAGCATGTTTGGCAGACTTTGAAACTTCTAAAGGCTGATTTTAGGAAACTAAATAATGAAGAATTCAAATGCATCAATCAGAAAGTAGCTATTCATAGAGAAGAATTACGAGCTGTCCAGAATGCAATGAGAACAAACACTACAGATAGGTTAATTCAAAAGGAGAGATACTAA